Proteins from a genomic interval of Arvicola amphibius chromosome 10, mArvAmp1.2, whole genome shotgun sequence:
- the LOC119825258 gene encoding interferon-induced GTP-binding protein Mx1-like isoform X2 yields the protein MSSFQKAHQKKLASASSHLEPKKYSDASKNSQAMDSVNNLCRQYEEKVRPCIDLIDSLRALGVEQDLALPAIAVIGDQSSGKSSVLEALSGVALPRGSGIVTRCPLVLKLKQLEEGEKWRGKVTYKDTEVELSDPSQVEEEITKAQNFIAGKGLGISSELISLDVSSPNIPDLTLIDLPGITRVAVGNQPVDIGRQIKRLIKTYIQKQETINLVVVPSNVDIATTEALSMAQEVDPDGDRTIGILTKPDLVDRGAEDKVVDVVRNLVFHLKKGYMVVKCRGQKDIQRQMNLAEALKMEQAFFKGHPHFSVLLEDGKATVPRLAERLTTELIAHICKSLPLLENQIKESYQSAVEELQKYGADIPEDNNERTFFLIDKINAFNKDITALVQAQETISEGDSRLFTNLRNEFLEWNNYIEKHFKKSSAEIHSQIKVFENQYRGRELPGFVNYMTFENIIKKQIKALEEPAVDMLHRVTDMVRTAFISVSSNNFGDFFNLFSAAKMEQIVYCQDQVYKGALEEVRENKAKKEKNNVLKPVTITFISQPPEEDLSITEMTQHLNAYFQECGRSIGRQIPLIIQYFTLRTFGEEMEKAMLQLLQDKVNYNRLLAERKDTTERRKFLKRRLSRLDQARHKLAKFSY from the exons ATGAGTTCTTTCCAGAAAGCCCATCAGAAAAAGCTGGCTTCTGCATCCAGTCACCTGGAGCCAAAGAAATATTCAGATGCTTCTAAGaacagccaggcaatg GACTCTGTGAACAACCTCTGCAGGCAGTATGAGGAGAAGGTGCGGCCCTGCATTGACCTCATCGACTCCCTGCGGGCCCTGGGTGTGGAGCAGGACCTAGCCCTGCCTGCCATAGCAGTCATTGGGGACCAGAGCTCAGGGAAGAGCTCCGTGCTGGAAGCCCTGTCAGGAGTGGCCCTCCCCAGAGGCAGCG GTATCGTTACCAGGTGCCCTCTGGTGCTGAAATTGAAGCAactggaagagggggagaagtGGAGGGGCAAGGTCACCTACAAGGACACTGAGGTTGAGCTCTCAGACCCTTCCCAGGTGGAAGAAGAAATCACGAAAG cccagAACTTTATTGCCGGGAAAGGGCTAGGAATTAGCAGTGAGCTTATTAGCCTGGATGTCAGCTCCCCGAACATTCCAGACCTGACCCTGATTGACCTGCCTGGGATCACCAGGGTGGCTGTAGGCAACCAGCCTGTAGACATCGGACGCCAG ATCAAGAGACTCATCAAGACGTACATCCAGAAACAGGAGACCATCAACCTGGTGGTGGTCCCCAGTAATGTGGACATCGCCACCACGGAGGCACTGAGCATGGCTCAGGAGGTGGACCCTGACGGGGACAGGACCATAG GGATCTTGACCAAGCCTGATCTGGTGGACAGAGGGGCTGAAGACAAGGTCGTTGATGTGGTGAGGAATCTCGTGTTCCACCTGAAGAAGGGCTACATGGTGGTCAAGTGCAGGGGTCAGAAGGACATCCAGAGGCAGATGAACCTGGCTGAGGCCCTGAAGATGGAGCAAGCCTTCTTCAAGGGGCACCCACACTTCAG CGTTCTCCTGGAGGATGGGAAGGCCACAGTGCCCCGTCTGGCAGAGAGACTGACCACGGAGCTCATCGCACACATCTGT AAATCGCTGCCACTACTGGAAAATCAAATAAAGGAGAGTTACCAGAGCGCAGTCGAGGAGCTGCAGAAGTACGGCGCAGACATACCAGAAGACAACAACGAGAGAACCTTCTTTCTAATTGAC AAAATTAATGCCTTCAATAAGGATATCACTGCTTTGGTGCAAGCACAGGAAACCATATCAGAGGGAGACAGTCGGCTGTTTACCAACCTGAGAAATGAATTTCTTGAATGGAATAATTATattgaaaaacatttcaaaaaaa GTTCTGCTGAGATACACAGCCAGATCAAAGTATTTGAAAATCAGTATCGTGGCCGGGAGCTGCCAGGGTTTGTGAACTATATGACGTTTGAGAACATcatcaaaaagcaaataaaagccCTAGAGGAGCCAGCTGTGGACATGCTGCACAGGGTCACTG ACATGGTTCGAACGGCCTTCATAAGTGTATCGTCAAACAATTTTGGTGACTTTTTTAACCTCTTTAGTGCTGCCAAG ATGGAGCAGATTGTCTACTGCCAGGACCAAGTCTATAAGGGAGCCTTGGAGGAGGTCAGAGAGAATAAagccaagaaagagaagaataatGTGTTAAAACCAGTTACCATTACATTtatttctcagcctcctgaagagGACTTGTCTATCACTGAAATGACCCAGCACTTGAATGCCTACTTTCAG GAGTGCGGAAGGAGCATCGGGAGACAGATCCCCCTGATCATCCAGTACTTTACCCTACGAAcatttggggaagagatggagaaagccaTGCTTCAGCTCTTACAGGACAAGGTTAACTACAACAGGCTCCTGGCTGAGCGGAAGGATACCACAGAGAGGAGGAAGTTCCTGAAGAGGCGGCTGTCAAGGCTGGACCAGGCTCGGCACAAGCTTGCCAAATTCTCCTATTAG
- the LOC119825258 gene encoding interferon-induced GTP-binding protein Mx1-like isoform X1, with protein sequence MSSFQKAHQKKLASASSHLEPKKYSDASKNSQAMDSVNNLCRQYEEKVRPCIDLIDSLRALGVEQDLALPAIAVIGDQSSGKSSVLEALSGVALPRGSGIVTRCPLVLKLKQLEEGEKWRGKVTYKDTEVELSDPSQVEEEITKAQNFIAGKGLGISSELISLDVSSPNIPDLTLIDLPGITRVAVGNQPVDIGRQIKRLIKTYIQKQETINLVVVPSNVDIATTEALSMAQEVDPDGDRTIGILTKPDLVDRGAEDKVVDVVRNLVFHLKKGYMVVKCRGQKDIQRQMNLAEALKMEQAFFKGHPHFSVLLEDGKATVPRLAERLTTELIAHICKSLPLLENQIKESYQSAVEELQKYGADIPEDNNERTFFLIDKINAFNKDITALVQAQETISEGDSRLFTNLRNEFLEWNNYIEKHFKKSSAEIHSQIKVFENQYRGRELPGFVNYMTFENIIKKQIKALEEPAVDMLHRVTDMVRTAFISVSSNNFGDFFNLFSAAKSKIEDIRLKQEETAEALIRLHFQMEQIVYCQDQVYKGALEEVRENKAKKEKNNVLKPVTITFISQPPEEDLSITEMTQHLNAYFQECGRSIGRQIPLIIQYFTLRTFGEEMEKAMLQLLQDKVNYNRLLAERKDTTERRKFLKRRLSRLDQARHKLAKFSY encoded by the exons ATGAGTTCTTTCCAGAAAGCCCATCAGAAAAAGCTGGCTTCTGCATCCAGTCACCTGGAGCCAAAGAAATATTCAGATGCTTCTAAGaacagccaggcaatg GACTCTGTGAACAACCTCTGCAGGCAGTATGAGGAGAAGGTGCGGCCCTGCATTGACCTCATCGACTCCCTGCGGGCCCTGGGTGTGGAGCAGGACCTAGCCCTGCCTGCCATAGCAGTCATTGGGGACCAGAGCTCAGGGAAGAGCTCCGTGCTGGAAGCCCTGTCAGGAGTGGCCCTCCCCAGAGGCAGCG GTATCGTTACCAGGTGCCCTCTGGTGCTGAAATTGAAGCAactggaagagggggagaagtGGAGGGGCAAGGTCACCTACAAGGACACTGAGGTTGAGCTCTCAGACCCTTCCCAGGTGGAAGAAGAAATCACGAAAG cccagAACTTTATTGCCGGGAAAGGGCTAGGAATTAGCAGTGAGCTTATTAGCCTGGATGTCAGCTCCCCGAACATTCCAGACCTGACCCTGATTGACCTGCCTGGGATCACCAGGGTGGCTGTAGGCAACCAGCCTGTAGACATCGGACGCCAG ATCAAGAGACTCATCAAGACGTACATCCAGAAACAGGAGACCATCAACCTGGTGGTGGTCCCCAGTAATGTGGACATCGCCACCACGGAGGCACTGAGCATGGCTCAGGAGGTGGACCCTGACGGGGACAGGACCATAG GGATCTTGACCAAGCCTGATCTGGTGGACAGAGGGGCTGAAGACAAGGTCGTTGATGTGGTGAGGAATCTCGTGTTCCACCTGAAGAAGGGCTACATGGTGGTCAAGTGCAGGGGTCAGAAGGACATCCAGAGGCAGATGAACCTGGCTGAGGCCCTGAAGATGGAGCAAGCCTTCTTCAAGGGGCACCCACACTTCAG CGTTCTCCTGGAGGATGGGAAGGCCACAGTGCCCCGTCTGGCAGAGAGACTGACCACGGAGCTCATCGCACACATCTGT AAATCGCTGCCACTACTGGAAAATCAAATAAAGGAGAGTTACCAGAGCGCAGTCGAGGAGCTGCAGAAGTACGGCGCAGACATACCAGAAGACAACAACGAGAGAACCTTCTTTCTAATTGAC AAAATTAATGCCTTCAATAAGGATATCACTGCTTTGGTGCAAGCACAGGAAACCATATCAGAGGGAGACAGTCGGCTGTTTACCAACCTGAGAAATGAATTTCTTGAATGGAATAATTATattgaaaaacatttcaaaaaaa GTTCTGCTGAGATACACAGCCAGATCAAAGTATTTGAAAATCAGTATCGTGGCCGGGAGCTGCCAGGGTTTGTGAACTATATGACGTTTGAGAACATcatcaaaaagcaaataaaagccCTAGAGGAGCCAGCTGTGGACATGCTGCACAGGGTCACTG ACATGGTTCGAACGGCCTTCATAAGTGTATCGTCAAACAATTTTGGTGACTTTTTTAACCTCTTTAGTGCTGCCAAG TCCAAAATTGAAGACATCAGATTAAAGCAAGAAGAAACAGCTGAAGCGCTGATCCGACTTCACTTCCAGATGGAGCAGATTGTCTACTGCCAGGACCAAGTCTATAAGGGAGCCTTGGAGGAGGTCAGAGAGAATAAagccaagaaagagaagaataatGTGTTAAAACCAGTTACCATTACATTtatttctcagcctcctgaagagGACTTGTCTATCACTGAAATGACCCAGCACTTGAATGCCTACTTTCAG GAGTGCGGAAGGAGCATCGGGAGACAGATCCCCCTGATCATCCAGTACTTTACCCTACGAAcatttggggaagagatggagaaagccaTGCTTCAGCTCTTACAGGACAAGGTTAACTACAACAGGCTCCTGGCTGAGCGGAAGGATACCACAGAGAGGAGGAAGTTCCTGAAGAGGCGGCTGTCAAGGCTGGACCAGGCTCGGCACAAGCTTGCCAAATTCTCCTATTAG